Proteins from a genomic interval of Oncorhynchus mykiss isolate Arlee chromosome 21, USDA_OmykA_1.1, whole genome shotgun sequence:
- the LOC110500398 gene encoding FACT complex subunit SPT16 isoform X2: MAVNLDKEAYYRRIKRLYGNWKKGEDEFGKVDAMVVSVGVDEEIVYAKSTALQTWLFGYELTDTIMVFCESKIIFLASKKKVEFLKQVAVTKGNENANGVPPITLLIREKNESNKANFEKMMEAIRASKEGKTVGVFSKDKFPGEYMKSWNDMITAEGLEKVDISAVVAYTMAVKEDGELALMKKAAAVTSEVYSKFFKERVMEIVDADEKVRHSKLAESVEKAIEEKKYLGGADPSTVEMCYPPIIQSGGNYSLKFSVVSDKNHMHFGAITCAMGIRYKSYCANLVRTLMVDPPQEMQDNYSFLLQVEEELLKELKHGVKICDAYSAVLNYVKKEKPDLAAKLTKNLGFAMGIEFREGSLVLNSKNQYKLKKGMVLSISLGFADLVNKEGKKEEQKKYALFIGDSVQINEDDPATVLTPVKKKLKNVGIFLKNDEEEDEEEDADDAEELLGKGARGQALLQDRTRNEMTAEEKRRAHQKELANQVNEEAKRRLTEQKGEQQVQKSRKSNVSYKNGSQMPREKDIRDMKIFIDKKYETVVMPVFGIATPFHIATIKNISSSVEGDWTYLRINFYVPGSSLGRNEGNIFPNPDATFVKEITYRASNLKAPGDPTVPSTNLQNAFRIIKEVQKRYKTREAEEKEKEGIVKQDSLVINLNRSNPKLKDLYIRPNIAQKRMQGSLEAHTNGFRFTSVRGDKVDILYNNIKHSLFQPCDGEMIIVLHFHLKNAIMFGKKRHTDVQFYTEVGEITTDLGKHQHMHDRDDLYAEQMEREMRHKLKSAFKNFIEKVETLTKEELEFEVPFRDLGFQGAPYRSTCLLQPTSSSLCNTTEWPPFVVTLDEVELVHFERVQFHLKNFDVVIVYKDYSKKVTMINAVPVNSLDPIKEWLNSCDIKYTEGVQSLNWTKIMKTIVDDPEGFFEQGGWSFLDPESEGEGAEDDSESGEDETFNPSADESEAEEEDSDEDYDSESEDSDYSASLGSEEESGKDWDELEEEARKADKESHYEDAEETSSANRKRKGRSSAPPPSSKKKRRH; encoded by the exons ATGGCGGTAAACTTGGACAAGGAAGCGTACTACCGCCGAATCAAGCGCTTATATGGCAATTGGAAG AAAGGAGAAGATGAGTTTGGCAAAGTGGATGCCATGGTGGTCTCTGTTGGTGTGGACGAGGAGATTGTATACGCCAAATCCACTGCCCTGCAG ACATGGCTGTTTGGCTATGAGCTGACCGACACCATCATGGTGTTCTGTGAGTCTAAGATCATCTTCCTGGCCAGCAAGAAGAAGGTGGAGTTTCTTAAACAGGTGGCTGTCACCAAGGGCAACGAGAATGCCAATGGGGTTCCACCAATCACACTGCTCATCAGGGAAAAG AACGAAAGCAACAAGGCTAACTTTGAGAAGATGATGGAGGCGATCAGGGCCAGTAAGGAGGGCAAGACTGTAGGTGTGTTCAGCAAGGACAAGTTCCCCGGAGAGTACATGAAGAGCTGGAATGACATGATCACTGCTGAGGGCCTGGAGAAG GTGGACATCAGTGCGGTAGTGGCCTACACCATGGCTGTGAAGGAGGATGGGGAGCTGGCTTTGATGAAGAAAGCTGCAGCCGTCACCAGCGAGGTCTACTCTAAGTTCTTCAAGGAGAGGGTCATGGAGATCGTGGACGCGGATGAG AAGGTGCGCCACAGTAAGCTGGCGGAGTCTGTGGAGAAGGCCATCGAGGAGAAGAAGTACCTCGGGGGAGCGGACCCCTCGACAGTGGAGATGTGTTACCCCCCTATTATACAGAGCGGGGGCAACTACAGCCTCAAGTTCAGCGTCGTCAG TGACAAGAACCACATGCACTTTGGGGCCATCACGTGTGCCATGGGCATCCGCTACAAGTCCTACTGCGCCAACCTGGTCCGGACCCTAATGGTGGACCCCCCACAGGAGATGCAGGACAACTACAGCTTCCTGCTACAGGTGGAGGAGGAGCTGCTCAAAGAGCTGAAACATG GTGTGAAAATTTGCGACGCGTACAGCGCCGTGCTGAACTACGTTAAGAAGGAGAAACCAGACCTGGCGGCCAAACTCACCAAGAACCTCGG GTTTGCCATGGGGATAGAGTTCAGAGAGGGCTCCCTGGTCCTGAACAGCAAGAACCAGTACAAACTGAAGAAAG gtATGGTACTGAGCATCAGCCTGGGGTTCGCTGACCTGGTGAATAAGGAGGGGAAGAAGGAGGAGCAGAAGAAATATGCCCTGTTCATAGGAGACTCTGTACAGATCAACGAG GATGATCCAGCCACAGTTCTCACACCGGTCAAGAAGAAGTTAAAGAACGTTGGAATTTTCCTAAAG AAcgatgaggaagaggatgaggaggaagatgcAGACGATGCAGAGGAGCTACTGGGGAAGGGAGCGCGTGGACAAGCTTTACTTCAGGACCGGactagg AACGAGATGACGGCGGAGGAGAAGAGGCGGGCTCACCAGAAGGAGCTGGCCAATCAGGTGAACGAGGAGGCCAAGCGACGTCTGACGGAACAGAAAGGAGAGCAACAGGTCCAGAA GTCCAGAAAGTCCAATGTCTCCTACAAGAACGGCTCTCAGATGCCTCGAGAGAAAGACATTCGAGATATGAAGATCTTCATCGATAAGAAATACGAGACTGTCGTCATGCCCGTCTTCGGGATCGCCACCCCTTTCCATATCGCTACCATCAAG aacaTCAGTTCGTCGGTGGAAGGAGACTGGACCTACCTGAGGATAAACTTCTACGTTCCCGGCAGCTCACTGGGACGCAACGAGGGCAACATTTTCCCCAACCCTGACGCCACCTTCGTCAAAGAAAT TACGTACCGGGCGTCGAACCTCAAGGCGCCAGGTGACCCAACGGTCCCGTCCACCAACCTCCAGAATGCTTTCCGCATCATCAAGGAGGTGCAGAAGCGCTACAAGACCCGGGAggctgaggagaaggagaaggagggcaTCGTCAAGCAGGACTCGCTGGTCATCAACCTGAACCGCTCCAACCCCAAACTCAAAGACCTCTACATCAGGCCCAACATCGCCCAGAAGAGGATGCAGGGGTCGCTGGAGGCCCATACCAATG gttTCCGCTTCACGTCCGTCCGTGGGGACAAAGTGgacatcctctacaacaacatCAAACACTCCCTCTTCCAGCCCTGTGACGGAGAGATGATCATcgtgttgcacttccacctcaaG AACGCCATCATGTTTGGTAAGAAGCGTCACACGGATGTACAGTTCTACACAGAGGTGGGTGAGATCACCACAGACCTGGGCAAGCACCAGCACATGCACGACCGCGACGACCTGTACGCCgagcagatggagagggagatgagacacAAGCTCAAGTCTGCCTTCAAGAACTTCATCGAGAAGGTGGAGACCCTCACCAAGGAGGAGCTGGAGTTCGAAGTGCCCTTCCGGGACCTCGG GTTCCAGGGTGCCCCCTACAGGAGTACCTGCCTGCTGCAGCCCACATCCAGCTCCCTGTGTAACACCACTGAGTGG CCTCCGTTCGTGGTGACTCTGGATGAGGTCGAGCTGGTTCATTTTGAGCGTGTTCAGTTCCACCTGAAGAACTTTGACGTGGTCATCGTCTACAAGGACTACAGCAAGAAGGTCACCATGATCAACGCAGTGCCCGTCAACTCACTGGACCCCATCAAGGAGTGGCTCAA TTCCTGTGATATCAAGTACACAGAGGGGGTCCAGTCTCTGAACTGGACTAAGATCATGAAGACTATAGTGGACGATCCAGAGGGCTTCTTTGAACAGGGGGGCTGGTCCTTTTTAGACCCTGAGAgtgag GGGGAGGGAGCGGAGGATGACTCTGAGTCGGGGGAAGATGAGACATTCAACCCTTCGGCAGACGAGAGCGAGGCAGAGGAGGAAGACAGTGATGAAGACTATGACTCAGAGAGCGAGGACTCTG ACTACAGTGCATCGCTGGGCAGTGAAGAGGAGAGTGGTAAAGACTGGGATGAGTTGGAAGAGGAGGCCAGGAAAG cGGACAAAGAGTCTCACTATGAGGACGCGGAGGAGACCTCGTCGGCCAATAGGAAGAGAAAGGGCCGCTCGTCAGCCCCACCCCCCAGCAGCAAGAAGAAACGGCGCCACTGA
- the LOC110500398 gene encoding FACT complex subunit SPT16 isoform X1 → MAVNLDKEAYYRRIKRLYGNWKKGEDEFGKVDAMVVSVGVDEEIVYAKSTALQTWLFGYELTDTIMVFCESKIIFLASKKKVEFLKQVAVTKGNENANGVPPITLLIREKNESNKANFEKMMEAIRASKEGKTVGVFSKDKFPGEYMKSWNDMITAEGLEKVDISAVVAYTMAVKEDGELALMKKAAAVTSEVYSKFFKERVMEIVDADEKVRHSKLAESVEKAIEEKKYLGGADPSTVEMCYPPIIQSGGNYSLKFSVVSDKNHMHFGAITCAMGIRYKSYCANLVRTLMVDPPQEMQDNYSFLLQVEEELLKELKHGVKICDAYSAVLNYVKKEKPDLAAKLTKNLGFAMGIEFREGSLVLNSKNQYKLKKGMVLSISLGFADLVNKEGKKEEQKKYALFIGDSVQINEDDPATVLTPVKKKLKNVGIFLKNDEEEDEEEDADDAEELLGKGARGQALLQDRTRNEMTAEEKRRAHQKELANQVNEEAKRRLTEQKGEQQVQKSRKSNVSYKNGSQMPREKDIRDMKIFIDKKYETVVMPVFGIATPFHIATIKNISSSVEGDWTYLRINFYVPGSSLGRNEGNIFPNPDATFVKEITYRASNLKAPGDPTVPSTNLQNAFRIIKEVQKRYKTREAEEKEKEGIVKQDSLVINLNRSNPKLKDLYIRPNIAQKRMQGSLEAHTNGFRFTSVRGDKVDILYNNIKHSLFQPCDGEMIIVLHFHLKNAIMFGKKRHTDVQFYTEVGEITTDLGKHQHMHDRDDLYAEQMEREMRHKLKSAFKNFIEKVETLTKEELEFEVPFRDLGFQGAPYRSTCLLQPTSSSLCNTTEWPPFVVTLDEVELVHFERVQFHLKNFDVVIVYKDYSKKVTMINAVPVNSLDPIKEWLNSCDIKYTEGVQSLNWTKIMKTIVDDPEGFFEQGGWSFLDPESEGEGAEDDSESGEDETFNPSADESEAEEEDSDEDYDSESEDSGNDYSASLGSEEESGKDWDELEEEARKADKESHYEDAEETSSANRKRKGRSSAPPPSSKKKRRH, encoded by the exons ATGGCGGTAAACTTGGACAAGGAAGCGTACTACCGCCGAATCAAGCGCTTATATGGCAATTGGAAG AAAGGAGAAGATGAGTTTGGCAAAGTGGATGCCATGGTGGTCTCTGTTGGTGTGGACGAGGAGATTGTATACGCCAAATCCACTGCCCTGCAG ACATGGCTGTTTGGCTATGAGCTGACCGACACCATCATGGTGTTCTGTGAGTCTAAGATCATCTTCCTGGCCAGCAAGAAGAAGGTGGAGTTTCTTAAACAGGTGGCTGTCACCAAGGGCAACGAGAATGCCAATGGGGTTCCACCAATCACACTGCTCATCAGGGAAAAG AACGAAAGCAACAAGGCTAACTTTGAGAAGATGATGGAGGCGATCAGGGCCAGTAAGGAGGGCAAGACTGTAGGTGTGTTCAGCAAGGACAAGTTCCCCGGAGAGTACATGAAGAGCTGGAATGACATGATCACTGCTGAGGGCCTGGAGAAG GTGGACATCAGTGCGGTAGTGGCCTACACCATGGCTGTGAAGGAGGATGGGGAGCTGGCTTTGATGAAGAAAGCTGCAGCCGTCACCAGCGAGGTCTACTCTAAGTTCTTCAAGGAGAGGGTCATGGAGATCGTGGACGCGGATGAG AAGGTGCGCCACAGTAAGCTGGCGGAGTCTGTGGAGAAGGCCATCGAGGAGAAGAAGTACCTCGGGGGAGCGGACCCCTCGACAGTGGAGATGTGTTACCCCCCTATTATACAGAGCGGGGGCAACTACAGCCTCAAGTTCAGCGTCGTCAG TGACAAGAACCACATGCACTTTGGGGCCATCACGTGTGCCATGGGCATCCGCTACAAGTCCTACTGCGCCAACCTGGTCCGGACCCTAATGGTGGACCCCCCACAGGAGATGCAGGACAACTACAGCTTCCTGCTACAGGTGGAGGAGGAGCTGCTCAAAGAGCTGAAACATG GTGTGAAAATTTGCGACGCGTACAGCGCCGTGCTGAACTACGTTAAGAAGGAGAAACCAGACCTGGCGGCCAAACTCACCAAGAACCTCGG GTTTGCCATGGGGATAGAGTTCAGAGAGGGCTCCCTGGTCCTGAACAGCAAGAACCAGTACAAACTGAAGAAAG gtATGGTACTGAGCATCAGCCTGGGGTTCGCTGACCTGGTGAATAAGGAGGGGAAGAAGGAGGAGCAGAAGAAATATGCCCTGTTCATAGGAGACTCTGTACAGATCAACGAG GATGATCCAGCCACAGTTCTCACACCGGTCAAGAAGAAGTTAAAGAACGTTGGAATTTTCCTAAAG AAcgatgaggaagaggatgaggaggaagatgcAGACGATGCAGAGGAGCTACTGGGGAAGGGAGCGCGTGGACAAGCTTTACTTCAGGACCGGactagg AACGAGATGACGGCGGAGGAGAAGAGGCGGGCTCACCAGAAGGAGCTGGCCAATCAGGTGAACGAGGAGGCCAAGCGACGTCTGACGGAACAGAAAGGAGAGCAACAGGTCCAGAA GTCCAGAAAGTCCAATGTCTCCTACAAGAACGGCTCTCAGATGCCTCGAGAGAAAGACATTCGAGATATGAAGATCTTCATCGATAAGAAATACGAGACTGTCGTCATGCCCGTCTTCGGGATCGCCACCCCTTTCCATATCGCTACCATCAAG aacaTCAGTTCGTCGGTGGAAGGAGACTGGACCTACCTGAGGATAAACTTCTACGTTCCCGGCAGCTCACTGGGACGCAACGAGGGCAACATTTTCCCCAACCCTGACGCCACCTTCGTCAAAGAAAT TACGTACCGGGCGTCGAACCTCAAGGCGCCAGGTGACCCAACGGTCCCGTCCACCAACCTCCAGAATGCTTTCCGCATCATCAAGGAGGTGCAGAAGCGCTACAAGACCCGGGAggctgaggagaaggagaaggagggcaTCGTCAAGCAGGACTCGCTGGTCATCAACCTGAACCGCTCCAACCCCAAACTCAAAGACCTCTACATCAGGCCCAACATCGCCCAGAAGAGGATGCAGGGGTCGCTGGAGGCCCATACCAATG gttTCCGCTTCACGTCCGTCCGTGGGGACAAAGTGgacatcctctacaacaacatCAAACACTCCCTCTTCCAGCCCTGTGACGGAGAGATGATCATcgtgttgcacttccacctcaaG AACGCCATCATGTTTGGTAAGAAGCGTCACACGGATGTACAGTTCTACACAGAGGTGGGTGAGATCACCACAGACCTGGGCAAGCACCAGCACATGCACGACCGCGACGACCTGTACGCCgagcagatggagagggagatgagacacAAGCTCAAGTCTGCCTTCAAGAACTTCATCGAGAAGGTGGAGACCCTCACCAAGGAGGAGCTGGAGTTCGAAGTGCCCTTCCGGGACCTCGG GTTCCAGGGTGCCCCCTACAGGAGTACCTGCCTGCTGCAGCCCACATCCAGCTCCCTGTGTAACACCACTGAGTGG CCTCCGTTCGTGGTGACTCTGGATGAGGTCGAGCTGGTTCATTTTGAGCGTGTTCAGTTCCACCTGAAGAACTTTGACGTGGTCATCGTCTACAAGGACTACAGCAAGAAGGTCACCATGATCAACGCAGTGCCCGTCAACTCACTGGACCCCATCAAGGAGTGGCTCAA TTCCTGTGATATCAAGTACACAGAGGGGGTCCAGTCTCTGAACTGGACTAAGATCATGAAGACTATAGTGGACGATCCAGAGGGCTTCTTTGAACAGGGGGGCTGGTCCTTTTTAGACCCTGAGAgtgag GGGGAGGGAGCGGAGGATGACTCTGAGTCGGGGGAAGATGAGACATTCAACCCTTCGGCAGACGAGAGCGAGGCAGAGGAGGAAGACAGTGATGAAGACTATGACTCAGAGAGCGAGGACTCTGGTAATG ACTACAGTGCATCGCTGGGCAGTGAAGAGGAGAGTGGTAAAGACTGGGATGAGTTGGAAGAGGAGGCCAGGAAAG cGGACAAAGAGTCTCACTATGAGGACGCGGAGGAGACCTCGTCGGCCAATAGGAAGAGAAAGGGCCGCTCGTCAGCCCCACCCCCCAGCAGCAAGAAGAAACGGCGCCACTGA